The Sorangiineae bacterium MSr11954 DNA segment TGTCCAGTACCGGTCGCCCTCGCGATCGACTTGAAACCACGCTTTCGAGCCACCAGCGGTCAGTGCCAACGTTGCGTCGCGGATCGCATCTACCCAATGACGAGTCTCCTTATCCTCCAGCGGCCGGCTTTGGCAATCGATACGTTTCTTCCGCCGCGCTCGTATCCACCACTGTTGATTCAGGACTCCGAGGGGCACTCCCTGCGGGGATACCGCATAGGCGTGTATTACCTTGAGGCCACTCGCTCCGAGTTGCGTGGATCCGACGCCGCCAAACCCTTTTTCTCTCTTCCAGTCTGTCAGCCGCAGGCTTGTCCCATCAACAACGACATGAACCCACGACTCGTCCGCGCATCGGCGAACCGTCGCACTACGCACGGCTGCTAGCAGATCTTCGCTGCGGACCTTCTCGTTACTCAGGAAATCGTAGGCGGCTTGTTGCTCGGCACTGCTGCGAAAAACTTCGAGTACTCGGCCCCCCGGCCGCGCCGCAAGCGACGCCGTCATACGGACCAAACGAGCCGTTCTCCGCGCATCGCCTAGTTCCGCGTGGCCAAATTCCTCATATGCCCACTCCCGCGCATCCCGACCACTTGAATCGTCCATGCTTCCAAAAGGGACCATCGCCCGTCAAAATTCCCGAAGAAAACCAACTTCCGATCAATGCCCAGCCGATTCGGTGGACATCCCCAATCATGCTGTTAACGCACCTATCTGTTGACGCTCGATGGCGCGAGATCGCGCCGGAAGTATGAGGGAGAGCGGCCATAGGCGACCTATTCCCCATCACATACATGGATTGGTCCCTTTCCCTCCAAGGGAGGTAGAGCGGGGCACGGAGGTGGAGCGTCGACGTGGTGTCGTCTGAAGACAAAAAGGAGACGGGAGGACCCGATTGGAAGCGGAAACGTCCTCCCGTCGCGCTCCGATCGCATGCTACCGAGACGGAGCGTTTACGTCGTCGTTCATCTGGCCATAGATGTCAAGAATTGGGCGAAGTCGCCGCCGAGCGTGGAGGCCGGCCGCCCCTCCTGCTGCCCCCGGTGCGGCGCGGCGTCGCGCCCGGTGGGGGGATTGCTCGGTCTCTGGGGGCATGGGCTTCGGGCTCGGCAAGTCCGCGGGCCGACAGAGCCCGAGGCAGCTCCGACGATGAGCGTCGTGCGGGTACGGCGTTACCAGTGTCGGCGCTGCAAAGCGACGATCACCGTGTTGCCTCGAGGAGCCGTGGCGCGTCGGCATTACAGCGCGGGGGCCATCGCCCTGGCGTGCGCGCTCTACGGCATGCTCGGCGCGACGCTTTCGGACACGCGCAGGCGGACGAGCCCCTGGCGTAGCGCCGAAGCAGGGTGGCCGACGCTCCGACGATGGCTCCAGGCCGTCGAGCGGCGCGTCCTGTTTCGCGTCGTACGGCCGTGGCCACGCGAAGCGCTGTTGCGGGCGCGAGCCGAGCGCGTCGCGGCCACGCTCGTCGCGTTCGCGCCCTTACCCCACCTCGTCTCGATCGAGGCGAGGGCGTTCGAGGGGGCCGCCTTCGCGGGGCGCGATTGACCCTCTGCCTCCAAGTGCAAGCCCGCGCCCCACCGCGTTGGATCGTCGCGCGCTGCGATCGAGTGCGCTCCATTCCCGTAGGCGCTCGGGCGTAGGGTCGTCCGGCGCAGAAATGGTGTATACTGCATGCAATCGCTCACTCCCAAAGATCACGCCGAGGCGGTCGCGCTTTATCGAAGTGAGATCGTAGGCTCCCTCACGCGCCGCGAGCTCGATCGCGGCCAGTTGGCCGAGGCGCTCACCGAGCTTTCTCAGCAGCGCTTTCGTCCACCACGAGGCCACTCGTCGCGCACCTACTCGGTCGCGACACTCGAGCGTTGGTACTACGCGTACAAGGAAGGAGGCCTCGAAGCGCTGCGTCCGCAGGCCCGTTGCGACCGTGGTCGGGGGCGCGAGATGCCCGTCGCCCTGCGCGAGCTTTTGGTCGACATTCGCCACGAGCATCCGTCGGCATCGGTGCCGCTCATCCTGCAGACGCTCGGAGCCGACGGGCGCCTCGAGCCGGGCACCGTCAGCGCGTCGACGGTGCGCCGTTTCTTCGCCGAGCGCGGGCTCGACAAGGCATCGCTGCGCGCCGGCGGTACGCGCGGCAAGATGCGGTTGCGTTGGCAGGCCGAGCATCCGGGCGCCCTCTGGCAGGGGGATGTCTGCCATGGCGCGCCGCTCGTCCATTCGTCCGGCTCGACGACTGTGCGCATCCACGCGCTCATGGATGATGCGTCTCGCTACGTCATTGCACTTGAAGCCATGACCTACGAGCGCGAGATCGACATGCTGTCGGTCTTCGTACGCGCCGTGCGCAAGCATGGTCCCCCCGACGCCATGTACCTCGACAACGGCGCCACCTACCGCGGCGAGACGCTCTCTCTCTCGTGCGCCCGTATGGGCACCACGCTGGTGCATTCCAAGCCGTACGATGCCCCGGCTCGCGGCAAGATCGAGCGCTTCTGGCGTACGTTGCGCGAAGGGTGCCTCGATCACATAGGCTCGCTCACCTCGCTCCACGCCCTCAACGTCCGGCTCTGGGCGTGGCTCGATGAGCACTACCACAAGACCCCTCACGGCGCGCTGATGGGCAAAACGCCGCTCGAAGTCTTCACCGCCGCTGCAAGCGAGCCCGATCCCTTCGACGAAAGAAAGCTACGCGCTGCACTCACCGTCCACGCCCGTCGTCGCGTCCGTCGCGACAACACCATCGCAATGGATGGCGTGGACTGGGAGACCGATCTGCACTTTCTTGCCGGCCAACTCGTCTCCGTCTCGCGCTGCCTGGTCGATCCGAGCGAGCCGCCATTCATCGACCACGAAGGCAAGCGCTTCGTCCTGCACCCGGTCGACCCCGTGCGAAACGCAACGCGTCCGCGCTCGGCACAAAACCTCGACGAGCCTCACGTTGCACGTGTCGCATTCGACCCATCGCGCGCGCTGCTCGACAAGGCGCTCGGCAGAAAGCCGGAGGGATCGCGATGAGCCCCGAGACGCTCTCCCACTTCGGTTTGAATCAAGAGCCATTTTCCAAGGAGATCGACGACGCGGATCTATGGCTGCCCCCCAGCAAGCACGCCGTCCTCGACGAGCTCACCGACGCGGTGCACGCTCGAAAAAGCGCCGTCCTCACCGGCGAGCCGGGCGCCGGAAAAACCTGCCTCTTGCGCGCGTTGCGGCACGCGCTCAAGGCCGACACCTTCCGTCTGACCTATTGCCACAACGTTACGCTCGGCCGGCGCGATTTCTATCGCCAGCTATGTCTCGCCCTCGGCGTTCCCCGTGGTGCCACTGCTGGTGATGTCTTCTTGTCCGTGAGTACCCACGTCGAGGAGCTCGCCAAAGAGCGCGTCTTCCCCGTCTTCCTCGTCGACGAGGCGCACCTGCTTCATCAGGACACGCTCGACCATCTCCACATCTTGCTCAATTACGCATGGGACAGTCGCGCACTGTTGTCGCTGCTGCTGGTCGGGTTACCCGATCTCGACGACCGACTGCGCCTACGGCGCAATCGGTCGCTCTATTCGCGATTACACCACCGCGTTTCCATCGGGTCGCTCACCGCCGACGATACGGCCGATTACGTCCGCATGCGAGTCACCCGCGCCGGCGGACCGAAAGATCTCTTCGCCCCCGACGCCGTCGCCATGCTCCACGAGGCGGCCGCCGGCAGCCTGCGCGACACCGATCGCATCGCCACCGCCGCTCTGCGCTTGGCAGTCCGGCGCAAACGCAAGACCATCGAACGCGAGCTCCTCGCCCGCGTCCTTCACGCCGAAGGAATTGCCACATGAATCGCGTGACCCTCGAAGCGGCCGCCCTGCGCGTCGCCATCACCCTCGTCCGGCGTACGCTCCGCGACGTCTACCTTCCAGGCGACGACGCCTTCGAGCCTCACCAACGTGACGTAGGCCGGGTACTCGAGTTGCTCGACCAACTCGAGATCGCGCTGCTCCGCCTCGACATCGCCCTGGACCGCGACCGCATCGGCTCGCAGCCCTTCTGACGCAGACCGCCCGCCACCGCGCCGTCTGCGTGATGCCCATCATTTAGCCGGCGCGGAACGACATCAAATTAAAGGCGTGGCAACAATGCGAAGATGGCCAGGGAGTGTCTCATGGCGAAACGGAAACGAAGGACGTTCACACCTGAATTCAAGGCGGAGGCGGTGCGGCTTTGCAAGGCCGGTGACCGCACGATCGGACAGGTTGCCGCCGATCTCGATCTTACCGAGACCGCACTGCGTTACTGGGTGAAACAAGCAGAGATCGACACAGGCAAAGGACTGCCGGGGGCGCTCACGAGCGGTGAGCGAGAAGAGCTCGTGGAGCTTCGCAAGCAGGTGAAACGGCTGGAACTGGAACGCGCCATCCTAAAATCAGCGGCCACCTTCTTCGCGAAGGAGAGCAAATGAAGTTCGCTTTTATCGCGGCGAAGGAGGTGGCCTTTCCCGTCCAGGCCATGTGCTCGGTGCTCGGGGTGTCACGAAGCGGCTACTACGCGTGGCGCAAGCGGCCTGTCGCGGCACGTCGGAAGGACGACGCGCGCCTTGCCGTCGAGATCGCGGCGGTACACGCTCGATGCCGGTACACCTATGGCAGTCCAGTATCCGTCCTGCGGAGCGCGTCGTGACGAGGGGCCGAAGCGGCAGCAAACTCGCGATGCATGAGGAAGCGAGCGAAGAGGCCGGAGTGGGTGAGGCGAATCGCGGCGTGGGAGGCCAGCGGGGAGAGCGCGGGCGAATATGCGAAGAAGCACGGGTGGAATCCACGGACGTTGGTGTGGTGGAAGAGGAAGATCGCGCGACCCGAAGCGAGCACCGAAGTCGGCAAGGGATTTGTCGAGGTTGTGCCGTCGCGCAAGGCCCCCGCACCCGAGGTGCCTATTGCGACGACCGCTGCAGCGCGCGGGACATCCTCGCCTTATGACAGCATCGAAGTGGTTCTTCGCTCGGGTCGGATACTTCGTGTGCAGACGGGGGCCAACGTCACCGTACTTCGCGCGTTGATCGGCGTATTGGAGGAGAGCTGATGTTCTCGGCGAATGTCCGCATCTTTGTGAGCGTCGAGCGGGTCGACCTTCGCATCAGTTTCGATCGGCTCGCGGGGATTGTGCGCGAGCGTTTCGGTGACGATCCGCGAGGAGGTTCGCTCTTCGTGTTTCTCAACAAGGCGACCGACAGGTGCAAAGTCTTATTCTACGACCGCACCGGATATGCGCTTCTATACAAGCGCCTTGATCAGGGGGTATTCGTCGCGCCGCCGCGCACCGAGGGCGCCTCGCGTATGGAAATGAGTCCCGAGGCGTTTTCCCGATTTCTCGAAGGACTCGCCGTCGAAGGTAAGAAAAAGAATAGCAGCGTACACTGAATACATATCGCATGATGCGATATCGTGATATGCACGACGTTCTCGATGCATCGAGCCGTGTCGCCCGTCACGCCCCCCAATGCCAGCATCGCGGCCGCTCTCGTTGCGGCGCTGGCCCAAGGAGCGTCCTCGGATGCGGTGTCGAGGCTTGTGGCTGAGGATAGAGAGCTTCGCGAGCAAAACGCACGGTTACGTGCCGAAAGTGAATCGCAACGCGTGCGCATCGATGCCCTCGAGGCGCAGGTGGCATGGCTCTCGAAGCAGCTTTTCGGCGTCAAACGCGAGCGCTTGCCGGCAAGCACGTTGCAGGTGCTGCTCGATGCGACGATTCTCGCATCGAGTGGCAGTGAGCCATCGCCGGCCCCGGCCGAGCCCGAAAAGCCCAACGCGGCGCAGCCACTGGCCGGCCCCGATCGCGTGACCCCGTCGCCTCCGAGCGGTGTCCGAAAGCGCCGTACTCCACATGGGCGCGGGCAGCTTCCCGAGCACCTGCCCGTGGAAACCGTGGACATTTCGCCCGGCGAAACTCCTGAGGGAGCCCGCTACATCGGTGAGGAGGTCTCTTACCGATTGGCGTTCCGTAAGTCCGGGTATACACGATTGCGTGTGGTCCGGAAAAAGTTCGCCCAAGACAATGACGATGCCTCGGTCGCCGTGCACATCGAGCCCGTGCCCGACGAGATGATTCCGCGCGCGTTGCCCGATCCTGCGATGCTCGCCCACACGATTCACTCGAAATGGGGCGATCAGATCCCGTACACGCGCCTGTCGAAGATCATCGCCCGGCATGGTGTGCGTGTGCCCGTTTCCACGTTGAGCGCGTGGGAAAAGCTCGCCGAGCCGGTGGCGCGCCTCGTCGTCGATGCGGCTTGGGAACACGCGTTGGCTCAGTGCCAGGTCATCGGCATCGATGCGACGGGGGTGCGCGTGATGGCAAGCCCCCACGATCGAAGAGCTCACATCTGGGTGCTCCTTGCCGATCGGGCGCAGGTCTTTTTTCGCTATTCCGCGCTGCACACGAGCGACATGCCGAAAAGCTGGCTCGAAGAATTTGGCGGTATCGTCGTCGCAGACGCCTCCAGTGTGTACGACGAATTGTTTCGCGCTCCCGGCGCGCCGAAAGAGGCCGGCTGTATGGCACACTGCCGGCGCAAGTATTTCTTTGCTTTGCCCACCGACACGCGGGCGCGCGGTTTCGTCGAGCTTGCCGACGAGCTGTTCACCATCGAGAGGGACATCGCGCACCTTTCGCCCGACGCACGCCTTTTGATTCGAAAAGAGCGCTCTGCACCGCTGGTCGAGATTTTCGCCAGGGCCCGCGATTGCCTGCTCGACGACCCCAGCGTGGATCCACGCGGGCCTTTCTCCCGCGCCCTTCGGTACAGCCACAATCATTGGGAGGCGCTCACGCGATTTTTGGTGAACGGGAGCATTCCACTTTCCAACAATGACGTTGAACGCGAAATTCGACATGTGGCGATCGGACGGAAAAATTGGATGCACCTGGGCTCCGACGACGCCGCGGAAGTGGCCTGCACATGGCTTTCGCTCATCGCATCCGCGCGCCACGCCGGACTCGATTCCGAGGAATACTTGCGCGACCTGTTTCGTGTCCTGCCGAGTTGGCCCAAACGACGCGTCGTCGAACTTGCCCCCATGAACTGGCTCGCCACGCGCGCCCGCCTCCTCCCCCACGAGCTCGAGGCTCCTCTCGGGAAGATCACCATCCCCCCGCAGCTCGGCGAGTCCCCATAGTAGCGCTGCGCTCGATAGCTCCGTCATTCGCACCGCCAAATCTAGGCCGCCTGCTCGACGGAATCACGACGCGGTTGGCAGGAGGGATACTTGATCTCTGGGTCGTATCGATCGGGGCCGCTGACAGCGCTGCGAAGTTGGTCGGGAACGATCACTTCGGGCACGCCGCCGATATATTCGAGCGCACGCATGGTCGAGGCGATGAAATCCGCTTTCTTCTGGGAGCGCGAGGCTTCAGCGTAGGTATAATTACTTGCGCCGAGCACGGCGACGAAAAGCTCGACCACGGTGACCTCACCGCTCTCCGGGTCGACGATGCACGGTTTCTTTCCGGAATAATCCACGAAGAGTTTCTCTCCGGCGCGATGCACTTGGCGCATCGATAGTGCGAGCGTCTTTTGCCACGCGTTGTATAGGTCACAGAATTGGCTGTACTGGTAGGGTCGGCTGCCATCGGCGCGCTCGATGACGGCGTGCTGGTACTCCGCGCACAGGAGTTGGAGTGTGACTCCCGGCTTTCGGAGCTCGGTATGAACCCATTGGAAATCGATCGGCGCGCGGAGCAATGGCTCGTTTCGACCGACAAGCCGGAACAGGCGCGCCTCAACCTCGGCATCCGTCATCGAACGCGCCTCGGGCCAGGTGAGGCCGCACGCCGCGGCGCGTTTCAAGTAGTCGCCGACCGAACCTTTCGAGAGTCCTGTCGATGCCTGGATCTCGCGTTGCGAGCAGCCAACTTCGAATCGTAAACGAAGAACTTCACGGACCTTGCGCATCGTGTGTCGCTCCGACATCCGTGCGTTGTCGCCCCTTTTCCAAGGTGACAACCACGAACCGCGTGACGACCACCTACCTCGTCGCTCACAGCCCGTGCGCCCGCCTCGTGCCCGGAACTTCGTGCCCAGGTCACGCGGAACGTGCGCCCAAGTGCTCCGGAATCAGTGCCCAAGTGCTCCGGAACGAGTGCCCAAGCCTTGGAATCGGTGCCCAAGTGCTCCGAACCGGTGCCCAAGTCCGGGCGGAATCAGCGCCCAGGTAGCGTCAGAATTGGTGCCCACGTCGGAGCGGAATACGCATTTTGGGACGAGCGGAGCTCGGGAGCCACCATCGCCTACCCTGAACCCGTTGGCCACCACGCCGGCCATGACCCGAGCGTCCTCTTCATCGTCGCATCCGGCATCGGGCAATTCTCCTGTCGTTTCAGAACCCGCCCCTCGCGCACGGTTGCCCAGTCCTCGCGACGACCGCAGAGACTCTCAGCATGCAGCTTCATGCGCAGCGGCTGCCCCGAGGACAGCACGCACGTGTGTGGCGCCTCCCACCCCGCGCGAAAGCGTGCTGCACCTCGACGTCGCGGAGAGCCTTCGACTCACCGCCGAACGCGCGCGCATGGCGTGGCCGAGAATGCTCTTCTCGGCTAACCTCACCGGGTGCCTTCCGAGAACGATTCTCAGGGATTCATCTTACGAGTCCAAGTCCTTCGCGATCGAATTCCCGACGCCTCCACGTATCCTTTCAGCATCCCTGCGCTCGCCGGCTTGACGAGCCTAGAGCTTCATCCGCAGGTGACCTACGTCGTCGGAGAGAATGGGTCGGGAAAGTCGACGCTTCTGGAGGGAATCGCTGCTGCCGCAGGCTTCAATCCCGAAGGGGGAAGCCCCAACTTTCAGTTCTCGACGCGCAGCTCCGAATCCCCGCTTCATCACGCGCTTCGTCTCGTCCGCTCCTCCCGTCGCCCACGGACTGGATTCTTTCTGCGCGCCGAGAGTTTTTTCAACCTCGCGACGAACATCGAAGAACTCGACAGGGTTCAAGCGTCCGCACCACCGATCATAAATTCCTATGGGCGACGCTCGCTCCACGAGCAGTCCCATGGCGAATCGTTCATTGCTCTGGCAACGCGTCGATTCGGTGCTCAAGGGCTCTACATTTTGGACGAGCCCGAGGCCGCGCTCTCGCCACTTCGCCAGCTCGGCATGCTCTCGCGCATGCAGGAGCTCGTGGAGCGTGGGTCGCAGTTCATTATCGCGACCCACGCTCCCCTCCTTCTCGCGTATCCCAGTGCATGGATCTATGAATTGAGCGAAGAAGGAATTCGACGGACATCCTATGATGAGACTGGAACTGTCCGGGTGACGCGCGACTTCCTCGCGGACCCAAACGGCACGCTTCGCAAGCTCCTCAAGTCCCCCCCCAGAGGGTAGGCTCCCGCGGAGAAGCTCGATCTGCCCTCCCCGCGGAGCAAGCCTCGTGTGCTGCTATTTCTGACGTTGCGCGATGCTACGTTTCACGACATCGTGCAGCTCCTCGGGGGCCAGATCGATGTACTCCTCGTAAACGGGTAGCTGCAATCGCTCGAACAGTTGCCAAATGATGGGCGCCACGGCGGAACGATAGGCTTCGAATTCGGCCTGCGTTCCATTGCTCTCGACGAAACGAAGCGCTTTGTTCAATCGGATGTCGCAGTCTACTGCGGCTCGAACGATTTCCTCTGCAATAGTGCGATCCATTTCAATTCTCCATCAGCAACCGTTGTTGAATTTACACTCCGCAACACATTTGTGAAATGGGGACGATTGCAAGTCACTATCCCTTCTTCCATTGAGATGGAACGAGCAGTCAGCGATGCACATGTTCGCCACTTGCATGCAGTCGGGCCCCTCCTTCGACTGGGTTTCCGGATTATCCGACCTCATCGTGAGCGCGATTCCGACACATACCCCGATGGCGACTCCCAGCGGACCACCAAGGCTTCCAACCGCACCGCCACTGACTCCTCCCCAGACCCACGGCGGCGCGAGGACGATCGGATTGTTCCCGCTGGGGTCGACCTTGTTGAGCGGGTCCCCCCCAACGTATGCGTAAAGGTTCGTATCACCGGCGCCAAACCGCAGCGGATCCTTTTGGAGCCACGTGCCGGTCTCCGGATCGTATTCACGCGCCCCAAAGTGCGCGAGCCCGGTGTCCGGATCGTACATCCCCCCTGCAAAGCCGAAGGGTTGAAATCCCACGCTACTGTCACTGACAATCCTTCCCCAAGCGTCGTAATCAAGTACCTGTGCGGCGGCCGTGCTCGTACCCGAGTTCACGACAAGCCGAACGCTGCCAAGATGATCGGAGACGAGCGCATACGTCACGCCATCGCGCACCATGGCATCGGGCACATTGCGGCCCCGGGCGTAGATGAACCGAGTGATCACTTTACCGGTCGCGTCGACCTCCGCCACGGGTTGAAGCTCGCTGCGGTAGAGCCAGCGATGCGTGATCGTCCCATTGCGGCTTCGCACGATGCGTCGACCAAGAGCGTCGAGCTGGTACTCGATGCGCACCCCGGACGGGAGCTCCACGGCAACTAGATTCCCTCGACCATCGTACGAATATTTCGCAACGCCCGCGGGAGTGGTTTTGGTTGCGCGTTCACCGCGCGGTGTGTACGTGAAGGTTGCATCGCCACGGCGCGTAAGGCGATCTTGTTCATCGACCTGTACTCCACCGTCGGTACGATTGCCGTTCGCATCGAAGGTGAAGACCGCTTGTTCAACGCCATTCTTGGTGACGCGCGCAAGCCGATTGGCCCCATCGTAGCTGTAGCCCCAGACCACACCGTTTTCTCGCTTCTCAACGAGCTGGCCACGAGTGTTGTAGGTGTAAGCAATGTCCAAAGAGGCACCGGCGCCGCTCGCCTTGTAGGTCGCCACCTCCCCGTGTGGCGTATACGTGTAGGTCTCGGAGAAGCGCCCCACCGTGCGTTTGGACAAGAGCCCCGAGGCAACCTCTCTCGATAGCGAGACGGGACCAAGGCCGGTGCCGAGACCGTCCGCGTCATACGAGTAAGTCAACGAGGAGCCGCCGCCCGAAACGGCTTCCGTCTTGGTTCGCAGGAGCCCGTCGTACGTCCAGGAGATGGCGCCTGGAGCGTTGCCCGTGGACGTTATGCTCGTCACGAGAGTGCCATCGTAAACCATTTGGATGGCTGAGCTCCCGGGACCGGTGAACGAGACCGCTTTACCCGTGGTGGTATCGTACCCGGTCACGACATTGCCGCTCGCGAAACGTAGCTTGGTACGACGGCCCGCGCTGTCGCGCTCGAGTACCGTCTGCGCTCCGTCCTCGTGCGTGATCGATCCAAGCGCGCGATCACCGTCGTACGCGGTGGACAGGAGTTGTGCCCCCGGGGCACCGTAGGATGCTTCGAGCCCGTCTTTGCCGTACGTCATCGTGTGCGCGGGCTTGCCGGGAGGTGTCAGCGCAATCACGTTATCGAGCGCATTGTACCCGAACGTCGTGCGAGCGCCATTCGCTTGCGTTGACGCGATGACACGCAGTACGGGATCGTGCTCGAACGAGACGATGGGTCCCAAAGCATCGGCGATGCTCTTGAGCGCTCCCGAGTTGACGTCGTACCCATAGGTGACACGTCGGTCGTCACGGACGATCTGGGCGGTGTGACCACGGTCATCGTAGACAACATCGACAGGAGCACGGCCGGGAGCCTCCATGCGTGCCAAGCGTCCGTCGGCATCGAGCATGGCGCGCACTTGTCGCCCAGCCGCGCTGGTATTGGTCCACGTGCGCGTTGCCACGTCGTAGGTCGAGCTCGACGCACCATCCGCCGTCGTGTGGGTGCCGTCGAGTCCGACGAATGCTCCGTCTGTGTCGAAGCGTGCAGACCAATTCGTATCGATGGTCCGTTTGAGACCGCTCGGCAGCGTGGTCACCTCGTGCGAAACATACGGCGCCTGCATGCCGAAGCGTGGATCTGCCGACACGACGGTATCCACCTTCGTCCCATCGGGCAATGTCACGTGCGCCCCGCGATCCGGATCCGTCGTCAGCACGGTCTTGGTGCCGTCCTCGTGCGTCACGCTACGCGCATCCCCCACGTCGCGCCCGCCCGAGGCCGAATGCAGACGCGTTCGCCCGAGCCCCGTGGTGATGCGCGTCTGCAATGGGGACGAGCTCTCGCGCGAGAGGGTCCACGTCGCGTTCTCGGCGTTGGCGTCGCTCAAGAGATTTCCGAGCCCATCGTATCCCATCGCGTGCACGCCGCCACCCGCATCGATACGCTGCGTGAGCAGGCCGCCGGCCCCGTACGAGAACTTCTCTTCACGACCGAGGGGGTCGGTCACCTTGGCGAGGTACCCGTTGGCATCGTAAGCCAAGGACGTTGTCTGCGAGAACG contains these protein-coding regions:
- a CDS encoding DDE-type integrase/transposase/recombinase — its product is MQSLTPKDHAEAVALYRSEIVGSLTRRELDRGQLAEALTELSQQRFRPPRGHSSRTYSVATLERWYYAYKEGGLEALRPQARCDRGRGREMPVALRELLVDIRHEHPSASVPLILQTLGADGRLEPGTVSASTVRRFFAERGLDKASLRAGGTRGKMRLRWQAEHPGALWQGDVCHGAPLVHSSGSTTVRIHALMDDASRYVIALEAMTYEREIDMLSVFVRAVRKHGPPDAMYLDNGATYRGETLSLSCARMGTTLVHSKPYDAPARGKIERFWRTLREGCLDHIGSLTSLHALNVRLWAWLDEHYHKTPHGALMGKTPLEVFTAAASEPDPFDERKLRAALTVHARRRVRRDNTIAMDGVDWETDLHFLAGQLVSVSRCLVDPSEPPFIDHEGKRFVLHPVDPVRNATRPRSAQNLDEPHVARVAFDPSRALLDKALGRKPEGSR
- a CDS encoding AAA family ATPase, which produces MSPETLSHFGLNQEPFSKEIDDADLWLPPSKHAVLDELTDAVHARKSAVLTGEPGAGKTCLLRALRHALKADTFRLTYCHNVTLGRRDFYRQLCLALGVPRGATAGDVFLSVSTHVEELAKERVFPVFLVDEAHLLHQDTLDHLHILLNYAWDSRALLSLLLVGLPDLDDRLRLRRNRSLYSRLHHRVSIGSLTADDTADYVRMRVTRAGGPKDLFAPDAVAMLHEAAAGSLRDTDRIATAALRLAVRRKRKTIERELLARVLHAEGIAT
- a CDS encoding transposase, with the protein product MAKRKRRTFTPEFKAEAVRLCKAGDRTIGQVAADLDLTETALRYWVKQAEIDTGKGLPGALTSGEREELVELRKQVKRLELERAILKSAATFFAKESK
- the tnpB gene encoding IS66 family insertion sequence element accessory protein TnpB (TnpB, as the term is used for proteins encoded by IS66 family insertion elements, is considered an accessory protein, since TnpC, encoded by a neighboring gene, is a DDE family transposase.), whose protein sequence is MFSANVRIFVSVERVDLRISFDRLAGIVRERFGDDPRGGSLFVFLNKATDRCKVLFYDRTGYALLYKRLDQGVFVAPPRTEGASRMEMSPEAFSRFLEGLAVEGKKKNSSVH
- a CDS encoding IS66 family transposase — protein: MRIDALEAQVAWLSKQLFGVKRERLPASTLQVLLDATILASSGSEPSPAPAEPEKPNAAQPLAGPDRVTPSPPSGVRKRRTPHGRGQLPEHLPVETVDISPGETPEGARYIGEEVSYRLAFRKSGYTRLRVVRKKFAQDNDDASVAVHIEPVPDEMIPRALPDPAMLAHTIHSKWGDQIPYTRLSKIIARHGVRVPVSTLSAWEKLAEPVARLVVDAAWEHALAQCQVIGIDATGVRVMASPHDRRAHIWVLLADRAQVFFRYSALHTSDMPKSWLEEFGGIVVADASSVYDELFRAPGAPKEAGCMAHCRRKYFFALPTDTRARGFVELADELFTIERDIAHLSPDARLLIRKERSAPLVEIFARARDCLLDDPSVDPRGPFSRALRYSHNHWEALTRFLVNGSIPLSNNDVEREIRHVAIGRKNWMHLGSDDAAEVACTWLSLIASARHAGLDSEEYLRDLFRVLPSWPKRRVVELAPMNWLATRARLLPHELEAPLGKITIPPQLGESP
- a CDS encoding AAA family ATPase; translation: MPSENDSQGFILRVQVLRDRIPDASTYPFSIPALAGLTSLELHPQVTYVVGENGSGKSTLLEGIAAAAGFNPEGGSPNFQFSTRSSESPLHHALRLVRSSRRPRTGFFLRAESFFNLATNIEELDRVQASAPPIINSYGRRSLHEQSHGESFIALATRRFGAQGLYILDEPEAALSPLRQLGMLSRMQELVERGSQFIIATHAPLLLAYPSAWIYELSEEGIRRTSYDETGTVRVTRDFLADPNGTLRKLLKSPPRG